In a single window of the Bactrocera dorsalis isolate Fly_Bdor chromosome 2, ASM2337382v1, whole genome shotgun sequence genome:
- the LOC125776133 gene encoding putative nuclease HARBI1: MRDKSNPLALPEAAFRKRFRLSKSAFNYVLAVLKFEGHLSTAVAPMIQLGATLSLLASGGYQHLVGNDFLIGICQSTICKIIKNVISEMETKLCPQFIKFVPDNLSECTKSFVEKYKIPGVTGCIDGTHFGLQKPTVNEHMFFNSKGYHSLNSMIICYHEYRILAIDYKYGGAAHDSFVWKHSAQRKFLEEQFNQNYFKNV; this comes from the exons ATGCGAGACAAAAGCAATCCCTTGGCATTGCCGGAGGCAGC CTTCAGGAAACGGTTCAGACTCTCTAAAAGTGCATTTAACTACGTATTGGCTGTACTCAAATTTGAAGGGCATTTGTCAACCGCAGTGGCACCAATGATTCAACTGGGAGCGACTTTGTCCCTTTTGGCCAGTGGTGGCTACCAGCACTTGGTGGGAAATGACTTTTTGATAGGAATATGTCAAAGCactatttgcaaaataataaaaaatgtaatcagCGAAATGGAAACAAAGTTGTGCCCCCAATTTATTAAATTCGTGCCCGACAATCTTTCGGAATGCACGAAATCGTttgttgaaaaatacaaaattcctGGAG TTACTGGATGTATTGATGGCACGCACTTTGGGCTGCAAAAACCAACAGTAAATGAGCACATGTTCTTCAACAGTAAAGGATACCATAGCCTCAACTCAATGATA atATGTTACCATGAATACCGCATTTTGGCCATTGACTATAAGTATGGTGGAGCCGCACACGATTCATTTGTGTGGAAGCATTCGGCACAACGAAAGTTTTTGGAGGAGCAATTTAACcaaaattacttcaaaaatgtttaG